The following proteins come from a genomic window of Magnetococcales bacterium:
- a CDS encoding TMEM165/GDT1 family protein, producing MDGKLLLTVFTTVFLAELGDKTQLATLLFAADGKANLWVVFFGASLALVATSAIGVLAGGLVARFVTPETLKLVAGVGFIVIGAWTIWK from the coding sequence ATGGACGGAAAGCTTTTATTGACCGTATTTACCACCGTTTTTCTGGCAGAATTGGGTGACAAGACCCAACTGGCGACACTGTTGTTTGCTGCGGATGGCAAGGCCAATCTCTGGGTGGTGTTCTTTGGGGCATCGCTTGCCCTCGTTGCCACCTCGGCCATCGGCGTTCTGGCAGGAGGATTGGTCGCCCGCTTCGTCACCCCTGAAACCTTGAAACTGGTGGCCGGGGTCGGCTTTATTGTGATTGGGGCTTGGACGATCTGGAAGTGA
- a CDS encoding spermidine/putrescine ABC transporter substrate-binding protein, whose product MWNFMWNLLKHSLTVAERFVLVMSVGAFLLTLQPLSARSEELVILNWAEYMDQELLAEFEKETRIHVREVFYQTEDGRDGMLAQTNGVGYDVVVVQAKDIQAYVRSKWLAPIPEDKIPNLTHIPRKWRTTYPETATYGVPWQWGTFGIAYRKDLVKKEVTSWMDFFRPAPELKNRLMMLSDAMVMRTLAMKASGYSSNDFTEPHLQEAAKLLRAQKPFVNTYGYLGLGEQSPLLTGQYWMALLFNGDAITLAKQNPNVAFSVPKEGTLLWEDCFAILEASNKKDLAAQFIDFLMRPKNAAKLAEFTNYASVNDAVKPFLSPEHVNNPVIHPPQEIMDRSEFPQNPPAKVVSTFKTLQMQLMRKE is encoded by the coding sequence ATGTGGAACTTCATGTGGAACTTGTTGAAGCATTCATTAACCGTGGCAGAACGGTTCGTCCTTGTTATGAGCGTCGGTGCATTTTTATTGACACTCCAACCTCTCTCTGCCAGGAGCGAGGAACTGGTCATATTGAACTGGGCTGAATATATGGATCAGGAACTCCTGGCTGAATTTGAAAAGGAGACCCGGATCCATGTACGCGAGGTGTTTTATCAAACCGAAGATGGACGTGATGGCATGCTTGCCCAGACCAATGGAGTCGGGTATGACGTGGTCGTCGTGCAGGCCAAGGATATTCAGGCCTATGTCCGTTCCAAATGGCTGGCTCCCATCCCGGAAGACAAAATTCCCAATCTGACCCATATTCCCCGTAAATGGCGCACGACCTATCCAGAAACGGCAACGTATGGCGTACCCTGGCAGTGGGGAACGTTTGGGATCGCTTACCGCAAGGATCTGGTGAAAAAAGAGGTCACGAGCTGGATGGACTTTTTCCGACCGGCACCGGAGTTGAAAAATCGTCTTATGATGCTTAGTGATGCCATGGTGATGCGCACCCTGGCCATGAAAGCTTCCGGCTATTCGAGCAATGATTTTACCGAACCACATCTGCAAGAGGCTGCCAAACTGTTGCGTGCCCAAAAACCCTTTGTAAACACTTATGGTTATCTCGGTCTGGGCGAACAATCCCCCCTTCTGACCGGCCAATATTGGATGGCGTTATTGTTCAATGGCGATGCCATTACCCTGGCCAAGCAAAATCCCAATGTCGCGTTTTCAGTCCCCAAAGAAGGTACCCTGCTGTGGGAGGATTGTTTTGCGATTCTGGAAGCTTCCAATAAGAAAGACCTTGCAGCCCAGTTCATTGACTTTCTGATGCGACCAAAAAATGCCGCCAAATTGGCGGAATTCACCAACTATGCCTCGGTCAATGATGCGGTCAAGCCGTTCCTTTCGCCAGAACATGTGAACAATCCGGTCATTCATCCACCCCAGGAAATCATGGACCGCTCGGAATTTCCCCAAAATCCCCCGGCCAAGGTGGTCAGTACCTTCAAGACTCTGCAAATGCAGTTGATGCGTAAAGAGTGA
- a CDS encoding response regulator, which yields MKLRRQLAITLLPMVLVPLFVLGWIAIEYTVETRKQSMFAEIDNLLQQTEINSKNYLATIRANLSLFARAKTLTNYIGVEDDETRYTVLQAPLLQLFADYAEAFPEYTEIRVIKPSGEEDARFVSQDVVNRTENESQTPYFKNLQKSGEKIHTEFIVNPDNDQAALFVARLVKSTSFEREGQGKPPLEAYLALTVRPDFLSSQVKNLHIGKNGFAFFVDESGRILIGPGWRTLPKNVPDTIWSVLDSLADKNHFGQIAWLNSRFAIKGMTLDDDIHLFVVIDEKELTEGTRDLYYKIMGVIILASVFLLILLYSVLQHQFVVPLVQLSTASQEIGRGNLQIELPVLRHKNELGILVGSFHKMVQNLKDLHKEMHDYALHLEGKVDERTAELNATNSELKMSLKSLALAKQIAEDASRSKSEFLANMSHEIRTPMNAIIGLSQLALQTRLHPQTRDYLSKIASSSRSLLRIINDILDFSKIEAGKLELELKEFFLRDVLEHLVDLFRAKVAEKNIELIIRVAAECQLVLIGDSLRLEQVLLNLISNAIKFTAQGEIEVGVQTVHETDTGIILEFFVRDSGIGMTPEQSAKLFAPFTQADASTTRKYGGTGLGLAISKRLVEMMDGRIWVESRSGEGSIFRFTVHLQRQPAGTGDDMTLPTGLAPLKVLVVEDTATVRLALLEMLQVFNFTAKAVSSAPEALDTVRRGLATDDFWHLLLVDWSLSTQDGIALVQQLLEIIPAHKAPKSILMVPFGQEEKINLTARAAGVTALLTKPANCSTLFDTIMEVFGHQTAKTHRPQSNHVDPRNIANQISGARVLLVEDNSINQQVAGEILRMVGLQVDLAENGLEAVRKVARTEYAAVLMDIQMPEMDGYEATRQIRNEARFATLPIIAMTAHAMAGDREKCLAAGMNDHVTKPIDQKQLFTVLTHWIDPQKRGKLAVPATILDQPADLEESVVPTLDTLPGINLTSALERVNNNQEILRSILVEFQHSFADTSDKIREKMSSKDQNDWSTAQRLAHSVKGVAGNLSAQDLFNAARDLEVGIRDNHQERWPTLLETFTVAHQTVLNSIGIWIQEDRKESASEIRAIAPVAAIDLTVVTPHLQKLRVLIQETDAEAQGSFDAVKPLLRDSAALQDELTRLEEALASFDFSSAETALQALASRLGIPLA from the coding sequence ATGAAACTGCGCCGTCAATTGGCCATCACTCTGCTGCCCATGGTGCTGGTTCCGCTTTTTGTTTTGGGATGGATAGCCATTGAATACACAGTGGAAACACGCAAACAATCCATGTTTGCCGAAATCGATAATCTTTTGCAACAGACCGAGATCAACTCCAAAAATTATCTTGCCACGATTCGGGCCAATCTTTCCCTGTTTGCCCGTGCCAAGACTCTGACCAATTATATCGGGGTCGAAGATGATGAAACACGCTACACGGTATTGCAGGCCCCACTCCTGCAACTCTTTGCCGATTATGCCGAAGCCTTTCCGGAATACACGGAAATTCGCGTCATCAAGCCCAGTGGCGAGGAAGATGCCCGCTTTGTCAGCCAGGATGTCGTCAACAGGACTGAAAATGAGAGCCAGACGCCCTATTTTAAAAATCTGCAAAAATCCGGTGAAAAAATTCATACTGAATTTATTGTCAACCCGGATAATGATCAGGCCGCCCTGTTTGTTGCCAGACTGGTCAAGTCCACCAGTTTTGAAAGAGAGGGGCAGGGAAAACCTCCCCTGGAAGCCTATCTGGCCTTGACGGTGCGGCCTGATTTTCTGTCGTCACAGGTGAAAAATCTGCATATTGGCAAAAACGGATTTGCCTTTTTTGTCGATGAGAGTGGACGCATTCTCATCGGACCAGGATGGCGAACCTTGCCAAAAAATGTCCCGGACACCATTTGGTCGGTACTGGACTCTCTGGCAGACAAGAATCATTTCGGGCAAATTGCCTGGTTGAATTCACGTTTCGCGATCAAGGGAATGACCCTTGACGATGACATTCATCTATTTGTTGTTATTGATGAAAAGGAATTGACGGAAGGAACCAGGGATCTTTATTACAAAATCATGGGGGTGATTATTCTGGCGTCAGTTTTTCTTTTGATATTACTCTATAGTGTATTGCAACATCAGTTTGTGGTGCCACTTGTTCAATTGTCTACGGCCAGCCAGGAGATCGGACGCGGCAATCTGCAAATTGAATTGCCGGTATTGCGCCACAAAAATGAATTGGGCATCCTGGTGGGGTCTTTTCATAAAATGGTGCAGAATCTCAAAGATTTGCACAAAGAAATGCACGATTATGCCCTGCACCTGGAAGGCAAAGTGGATGAACGCACGGCAGAGTTGAATGCAACCAACAGTGAACTGAAAATGTCTTTGAAAAGTCTTGCCCTGGCCAAACAGATCGCCGAAGACGCCAGTCGCAGCAAAAGTGAATTTTTGGCCAATATGAGTCACGAGATACGCACCCCCATGAATGCCATCATCGGACTCTCCCAACTGGCACTCCAGACCAGATTGCATCCACAAACCCGTGATTATCTAAGTAAAATTGCCAGCTCATCCCGCTCACTTCTGCGAATCATCAACGATATTCTCGATTTTTCCAAGATCGAGGCCGGAAAACTGGAATTGGAGTTGAAGGAATTCTTCCTGCGTGACGTGTTGGAACACCTCGTGGATTTGTTTCGCGCCAAGGTTGCGGAAAAAAACATTGAATTGATCATCCGGGTGGCTGCGGAGTGTCAACTGGTTCTGATTGGTGATTCCCTGCGCCTGGAGCAGGTCCTGTTGAACCTGATCAGCAATGCCATCAAATTCACTGCCCAGGGTGAAATTGAAGTGGGTGTTCAGACAGTTCATGAAACAGACACCGGTATCATCCTGGAATTTTTTGTGCGTGACAGCGGTATCGGCATGACCCCCGAACAGTCGGCCAAACTGTTTGCCCCGTTTACCCAGGCCGATGCCTCCACCACCCGCAAGTATGGCGGCACGGGGTTGGGGTTGGCCATTTCCAAACGCCTCGTGGAAATGATGGATGGCCGAATCTGGGTGGAGAGTCGATCCGGAGAGGGAAGTATTTTTCGTTTTACTGTCCATTTGCAGCGTCAACCGGCTGGAACCGGCGATGACATGACACTTCCCACCGGGCTTGCACCGCTCAAGGTTCTGGTTGTAGAGGACACGGCCACAGTCCGGTTGGCTCTGCTGGAAATGTTGCAGGTATTCAATTTTACAGCCAAGGCTGTCAGTTCTGCTCCGGAAGCTCTCGATACGGTACGACGTGGCTTGGCCACGGACGATTTCTGGCACCTGTTGCTGGTGGATTGGTCCCTGTCAACCCAGGATGGAATTGCCCTGGTACAACAACTTCTGGAAATCATTCCCGCCCATAAAGCGCCCAAATCGATCCTGATGGTTCCCTTCGGTCAGGAAGAAAAGATCAATCTGACGGCCCGGGCAGCGGGGGTGACCGCCTTGTTGACCAAACCTGCCAACTGTTCAACCCTGTTTGACACCATCATGGAAGTGTTTGGCCATCAAACGGCCAAGACACATCGTCCCCAGTCCAACCACGTTGATCCTCGCAATATTGCCAACCAGATCAGTGGGGCACGGGTGTTGCTGGTGGAGGATAATTCCATCAACCAACAGGTGGCCGGAGAAATATTGCGCATGGTTGGTCTACAGGTGGATCTTGCTGAAAATGGCCTGGAAGCGGTTCGCAAGGTTGCCAGGACAGAGTATGCCGCAGTCTTGATGGATATCCAGATGCCGGAGATGGATGGCTACGAAGCCACACGCCAGATCCGGAACGAGGCACGTTTTGCCACTCTGCCCATCATTGCCATGACCGCCCATGCCATGGCGGGAGATCGGGAAAAATGTCTGGCCGCCGGCATGAATGATCATGTCACCAAACCTATCGACCAAAAACAACTTTTTACAGTCCTGACCCACTGGATCGATCCACAGAAAAGGGGGAAATTGGCTGTGCCTGCTACCATACTTGACCAACCTGCCGATTTGGAAGAATCAGTTGTCCCGACTCTGGACACCTTGCCCGGCATCAACCTGACGTCCGCCCTGGAGAGGGTCAACAACAACCAGGAAATTTTGCGCTCCATTCTGGTGGAATTTCAACACAGTTTTGCCGATACTTCTGATAAGATCCGCGAAAAAATGTCGAGTAAGGATCAGAATGATTGGTCAACCGCCCAACGCTTGGCCCACTCTGTCAAGGGGGTGGCCGGCAACCTTTCTGCCCAGGATTTGTTCAATGCGGCCCGTGATCTGGAGGTTGGAATTCGCGACAATCACCAGGAACGCTGGCCGACATTGTTGGAAACGTTCACGGTTGCTCACCAGACGGTTTTAAATTCCATTGGTATCTGGATCCAGGAGGACAGGAAAGAATCTGCTTCGGAGATCCGGGCCATCGCACCTGTCGCTGCCATCGACCTGACCGTCGTTACACCGCATCTGCAAAAATTGCGGGTGCTGATCCAGGAAACCGACGCCGAGGCGCAGGGATCTTTCGATGCCGTCAAGCCCCTGCTGCGCGACTCTGCGGCCTTGCAGGATGAACTCACCCGCCTGGAGGAGGCCCTGGCAAGCTTTGATTTTTCCAGTGCCGAAACAGCCTTGCAGGCGCTGGCATCCAGGCTCGGAATTCCCCTGGCCTGA
- a CDS encoding DUF4351 domain-containing protein — protein MPTSYDKPARDSFDTPWKDILETYFKDFLAFFLPIAHDDIDWERGYEFLDTELASITREAEIGDRRMDKLVKVWQRNGDEHWVLIHIEIQGDRVSKFENRMYTCQYRAYDLQQKPVVGLAILADEESGWRPSEYRRTLWGKSLIYEFFTVKLLDYLEHQADLEQSDNPFSVVTLAHLHAKKTRHRPEDRYQIKLSLVRSLYKRGFSRQQVIDIFRFIDWVLRLPEEIDKRFRHEIHDMEENQNMPYISSVERIGMEIGREKGRQEEAVNILLRLLQRRFGPLSKGIHDTVEAADLASLEQWSDKILDAGSIDEIFASGCSGSGVPASQ, from the coding sequence ATGCCGACCAGCTACGACAAACCTGCAAGAGATTCCTTTGATACCCCGTGGAAAGATATCCTGGAAACCTACTTCAAGGATTTTCTGGCCTTTTTTCTGCCAATCGCGCATGACGACATTGATTGGGAACGTGGTTACGAATTTTTGGATACCGAGTTGGCCAGCATCACCCGCGAAGCAGAAATTGGCGACCGGCGCATGGACAAGCTGGTCAAGGTATGGCAACGCAATGGTGATGAACATTGGGTGCTGATCCATATCGAAATCCAGGGAGACCGGGTATCCAAATTTGAGAACAGAATGTACACCTGCCAGTATCGAGCCTACGACCTGCAACAAAAGCCCGTGGTCGGTTTGGCAATTCTGGCTGATGAAGAAAGCGGTTGGCGTCCTTCGGAGTACAGGCGTACATTGTGGGGAAAAAGCCTGATCTACGAGTTTTTCACCGTCAAATTGTTGGATTATCTGGAACATCAGGCCGATCTGGAACAATCCGACAATCCGTTTTCCGTTGTCACGTTGGCTCATCTGCACGCCAAAAAGACCAGGCATCGACCAGAAGATCGTTATCAAATAAAATTATCCCTGGTCCGAAGTTTGTACAAGCGGGGCTTCAGTCGCCAACAGGTTATTGATATTTTTCGCTTTATCGATTGGGTACTCCGCTTACCGGAAGAGATCGACAAGCGGTTTCGACATGAGATTCATGACATGGAGGAGAATCAAAATATGCCCTACATCTCAAGTGTGGAACGCATTGGTATGGAAATAGGCCGTGAAAAGGGTCGCCAAGAAGAGGCAGTCAATATTCTTCTTCGTCTACTCCAACGGCGTTTTGGTCCGCTATCCAAGGGTATTCATGACACGGTGGAAGCTGCTGATCTGGCATCTCTGGAGCAGTGGAGCGACAAAATCCTGGATGCCGGGTCGATTGACGAAATTTTTGCAAGCGGATGTTCGGGGAGCGGCGTTCCGGCATCTCAATGA
- a CDS encoding cobyrinate a,c-diamide synthase, whose translation MTRLGVDFFTFGVPYFEACISWIQKQILSARQAPALTADSVMQQEKYPRQEGTMQQGVTPRIMISATRKSSGKTLLSLGLAALLTRRGVAVQTFKKGPDFIDPKWLTAATGRPCVNLDFYIMGGEKIHGLFQQAATGADVCLVEGNHGLFDGQDAEGKDCSAALAKWLETPVVLVVDCRNLARSIAPLVCGHLHFPGGDVIVGVILNNVATSRQESRLRTVLERYCPTPILGVLPRSDTMVIHERHLGLTPTEEGSELERTIARISDHVAHHIDPEIILKLARQVTPPGWRAPPPLPSPLAPPMPGKTPPRQIRVGFAADRAFHFYYPENLQALRNQGVELVPFNLLEETNLPEVDGLFIGGGFPEMFMETLAANQRMLTSLHKAATRGTPIYAECGGLMVLAETLRWGTQGVRMAGILPIDVVMEKRPQGYGYMEIEGTGEVPWPPPGTTIRCHEFHYSHITRIGKGVRYAYRVRRGTGIDGQHDGLLHRNVLASYAHIHAIGAPSWAEFLAHFWRTGTPNR comes from the coding sequence TTGACGCGATTGGGTGTTGATTTTTTTACCTTTGGGGTACCATACTTCGAGGCATGCATTTCCTGGATCCAAAAACAGATTTTGTCTGCCAGACAGGCACCGGCCCTGACCGCTGACAGCGTGATGCAACAAGAAAAATATCCGCGCCAAGAGGGAACCATGCAACAAGGTGTCACGCCCCGGATCATGATTTCCGCCACCCGCAAAAGCTCCGGTAAGACCTTGTTGTCGCTGGGCCTTGCCGCATTGTTGACACGCCGGGGAGTGGCGGTCCAGACTTTCAAGAAGGGGCCGGACTTCATTGATCCCAAATGGTTGACCGCCGCCACGGGCCGCCCTTGTGTCAATCTGGATTTTTATATCATGGGCGGGGAGAAGATCCACGGCCTCTTTCAGCAGGCTGCCACCGGGGCGGACGTATGCTTGGTGGAAGGCAACCACGGATTGTTCGATGGCCAGGATGCCGAGGGCAAGGATTGCAGCGCCGCCCTGGCCAAATGGCTGGAAACCCCCGTGGTGCTGGTGGTGGATTGCCGGAATCTGGCCCGCAGCATTGCGCCCCTGGTCTGTGGTCACCTGCACTTTCCCGGCGGCGATGTCATCGTTGGCGTGATCCTGAACAATGTCGCAACATCCCGGCAGGAAAGTCGCCTGCGCACCGTTCTGGAGCGCTACTGTCCCACCCCGATTCTGGGCGTTTTGCCCCGCTCCGACACCATGGTGATCCATGAACGACACCTGGGATTGACCCCCACGGAAGAAGGCTCCGAACTGGAGCGCACCATAGCACGCATTTCCGACCATGTGGCCCACCATATCGATCCGGAAATAATCTTGAAACTGGCCCGCCAGGTCACCCCACCCGGTTGGCGGGCACCTCCTCCCCTCCCCTCGCCTCTTGCCCCGCCCATGCCCGGAAAAACCCCACCCCGCCAGATCCGGGTCGGTTTTGCGGCGGATCGTGCCTTCCATTTTTATTATCCCGAAAATCTCCAGGCTCTGCGCAACCAGGGGGTGGAACTCGTCCCCTTCAATCTCCTGGAAGAGACCAACCTGCCGGAAGTGGATGGGCTGTTCATTGGTGGCGGTTTTCCGGAAATGTTCATGGAGACCCTGGCCGCCAATCAACGCATGCTGACCTCCCTGCACAAGGCCGCAACACGCGGCACCCCGATTTATGCCGAGTGCGGCGGACTCATGGTGTTGGCGGAAACCTTGCGCTGGGGCACCCAAGGGGTCCGCATGGCCGGCATTCTGCCCATCGATGTGGTCATGGAAAAACGCCCGCAAGGCTACGGTTACATGGAAATCGAAGGAACAGGCGAAGTACCCTGGCCTCCACCGGGCACAACCATACGCTGTCACGAATTTCACTATTCACACATCACCCGCATCGGCAAAGGGGTCCGCTACGCCTACCGGGTCCGACGCGGAACCGGCATCGATGGCCAGCACGATGGTTTGCTGCACCGGAACGTCCTGGCCTCCTATGCCCACATTCACGCCATCGGTGCCCCGTCATGGGCCGAATTTCTGGCCCATTTCTGGCGGACCGGAACCCCGAACCGGTGA
- the tusD gene encoding sulfurtransferase complex subunit TusD translates to MKLAVLIYEGPYNHEASDSAYNFIQAVLAKGHEIQGIFFYHDGVYNVTRLMEPPQDDRHIANRWSELGAKGIDIVVCIAAAKRRGIVDEVLVPNVRISGLGQLTMMAIEAERLVVFGD, encoded by the coding sequence ATGAAACTCGCGGTTCTCATCTACGAAGGTCCGTACAATCACGAAGCCTCCGACAGTGCCTATAACTTCATCCAGGCTGTCCTGGCCAAAGGGCATGAAATCCAGGGGATTTTCTTTTACCACGACGGGGTCTACAATGTGACCAGGTTGATGGAACCCCCCCAGGATGATCGGCATATTGCCAACCGCTGGTCGGAACTGGGTGCCAAAGGCATCGACATCGTTGTCTGCATCGCCGCCGCCAAACGCCGGGGTATCGTGGACGAGGTTCTGGTCCCGAATGTGCGCATTTCAGGCCTGGGACAACTCACCATGATGGCCATTGAGGCGGAACGCCTGGTGGTATTCGGGGACTGA
- a CDS encoding DsrE family protein, with product MASDVRKIMFTVRKPPHGSIYVYEGLEVKLIMAAYDADISVVFMDDGVYAMKAGQDTTELGIKGFEKTYGVLVDYEISKVFVDRQSMEERGMTEEDLLVIGEDEETEEPVRPKMLDTAEIATMMAEQHNILCF from the coding sequence ATGGCCAGCGATGTCAGAAAAATCATGTTCACCGTGCGCAAACCTCCGCACGGCAGCATTTATGTCTATGAAGGATTGGAAGTCAAGTTGATCATGGCCGCCTACGATGCCGATATTTCCGTCGTCTTCATGGACGATGGCGTCTATGCCATGAAAGCCGGACAGGATACCACCGAACTCGGCATCAAAGGATTTGAAAAGACATATGGGGTGCTGGTGGATTACGAAATCAGCAAGGTCTTTGTGGATCGGCAGTCCATGGAAGAGCGCGGCATGACCGAAGAGGACCTGCTCGTGATCGGCGAAGATGAAGAAACCGAAGAACCCGTGCGACCCAAAATGCTGGATACCGCCGAAATCGCCACCATGATGGCCGAACAACACAACATCCTCTGCTTCTGA
- the dsrH gene encoding sulfurtransferase complex subunit TusB, whose product MLHTVNKSPFQNGALESCLRYVLPGDVILLLEDGVIAAAAGTAKSNLIEGALKKKNSVYAIGADLKARSLTNTIKGVQVTDYAGFVDLVEKHKTHAWL is encoded by the coding sequence ATGCTCCACACCGTCAATAAATCCCCTTTTCAAAACGGCGCCCTGGAGAGCTGCCTGCGCTACGTACTCCCCGGTGATGTGATTTTGTTGTTGGAAGACGGGGTCATCGCTGCTGCCGCCGGAACCGCCAAATCCAATCTGATCGAAGGTGCCCTGAAAAAGAAAAACAGTGTCTACGCCATTGGTGCCGACCTCAAGGCACGCAGCCTGACCAACACCATCAAAGGTGTCCAGGTGACCGATTATGCCGGTTTCGTGGACCTGGTGGAAAAACATAAAACGCACGCATGGTTGTGA
- a CDS encoding 4Fe-4S dicluster domain-containing protein, translating to MTMDRRTVLGMGGAAAVGVLLAPGVQLIAAPPNETAAANAHRWAMLVDITKCNPACTACIDACRKENNIPLFGDPARDIHWIRKVEVQDKERQRPPFTLPVLCNHCEYPPCVHVCPTSASFVRKDGIVLVDEHRCIGCRYCMIACPYKARSLVYFPTKPPKDGNPQVPIRAKGVVEKCTFCVHRVDDGQPPACVETCQQSGHAAMMFGDLNDPQSEISQRVKTLRTETIRPDLGLKPHVHYQGL from the coding sequence ATGACGATGGACAGAAGAACGGTTCTCGGAATGGGCGGCGCGGCTGCCGTTGGCGTCCTGTTGGCGCCAGGTGTCCAGTTGATTGCCGCCCCCCCCAATGAGACAGCCGCCGCCAACGCCCACCGCTGGGCCATGCTGGTGGATATCACCAAATGCAATCCGGCCTGCACGGCCTGTATCGATGCCTGCCGCAAGGAAAACAACATCCCCCTGTTCGGAGATCCCGCCCGGGATATCCACTGGATCCGCAAAGTGGAAGTCCAGGACAAGGAGCGCCAGCGTCCCCCCTTCACCCTTCCCGTTTTGTGCAACCATTGCGAATACCCCCCCTGCGTCCATGTCTGTCCGACATCCGCCTCCTTCGTGCGCAAGGATGGTATCGTCCTGGTGGACGAGCATCGTTGCATCGGTTGCCGCTACTGCATGATCGCCTGCCCCTACAAGGCACGCTCCCTGGTCTACTTTCCGACCAAACCACCCAAGGATGGCAATCCACAAGTTCCCATCCGGGCCAAAGGGGTCGTGGAAAAATGTACCTTCTGCGTCCATCGCGTGGATGACGGTCAACCTCCCGCCTGCGTTGAAACCTGCCAACAGTCAGGTCACGCCGCCATGATGTTCGGCGATCTCAACGACCCGCAGTCCGAAATTTCCCAACGGGTGAAAACCCTGAGGACCGAAACCATCCGGCCAGACCTGGGTTTGAAACCCCATGTTCACTATCAGGGATTGTAG